Within Mongoliitalea daihaiensis, the genomic segment GAAGGAAATGTTGGTTTTCTTTCAAGAAAAATATCAACAGTGTATTCAAGCTGGAATTCGGGATGTGATTTTAGATCCTGGCTTTGGTTTTGCAAAAACTTTGGAACAAAATTATTGGATTCTCAAAAATTTATCTTATTTTAAGAACATTCCAATACCGATACTCGTAGGGCTTTCAAGGAAATCTATGATATACAAAAAATTAGGAGTAAGTGCTGAAGAATCATTAAATGGAACTACTGCACTTCATATGGTGTCTTTAATAAATGGGGCACAAGTTTTGAGAGTGCATGATGTATTGGAGGCAAAACAAACCATTGAATTATATAAACAAGTATACCGTTGATATTTTTATTTAAAATAGGCTTTTTGGAAATCTCCATCGTGAATCTAGTCGATATCTCGTTGGTAAGTATCCTGATTTATCAGGTCTATAAGTTATTGCGCGGTAGTGTGGCCATTAAAATCTTTTTAGGCTTCTTGTCGATTTACTTGGTGTATTTGTTGGTCAATGCCCTCCGAATGGAATTGCTTACAATTATTCTTGGTCAATTTATGGGTGTGGGTGTCATTGCGGCAATCATCATTTTTGCTCCTGAAATACGGAAGTTTTTATTGATCATTGGAAGATCATCCTTTTTATCCAATGAAAGTATTTGGCAAGAGTTGTTGTTTTGGCGAAAGCGAGAATCCAGTGCATTTAATATCAACCCTATCATAGAAGCTACCAAATCTTTGGCAGGTACCAATACAGGGGCTTTGATGGTTTTGTCTAAAAATTCAGAATTGAAATTTTATTCTGAGAGTGGTGATATGATGGATGCAATTCTTTCTAAGCGTCTCTTGATTTCAATTTTCAATAAATACAGTCCTTTACATGATGGAGCAGTTATTATTTACAATGGGAAAGTAAAAGCAGCTCGATGTATTTTGCCAGTAACGGAGCGAGACATACCTGCACAATTTGGCTTAAGGCACAGGGCAGCTATCGGAATGTCTGAGGCCACAGATACTTTGGTATTGATTGTTTCTGAAGAAACAGGACAAGTTTCTTTAGCTAAAAATGGTAAAATTTTACACAATCTCTCTTATCAAGAAGTAAGAGAATTTTTAAATGATTACCTATCTGGTGTAGATATTGACGATAAGTTTGATCCTATATCTGTATATGAGCGTCCACAGTTTAAAAAGCCAACGATAAAAACGGGCTGAAAACGAACAAGGGGAATGAGCTTAAACTCAATCCCCTTTTTTTGTAATCTAACTTTTATACGCCCTTTTTAATCCAAATTATCTTCCTCTTTTTCCTCGTACTCTACCAGTTTAGGTCCTTCTTCTACCTCAACCTGTTCCATCCTTCCCATAGTCTCTTGGCGAGTAGCTTCTCTTCTTTCTTGATCAGCTTTTACTTCACTCAATGGCTTTAGATTTGATGGAGGTGGAGGAAGTAATTCTTCGTCATCTCGTTCATAAGGGAAAACTTCAACTA encodes:
- the cdaA gene encoding diadenylate cyclase CdaA → MIFLFKIGFLEISIVNLVDISLVSILIYQVYKLLRGSVAIKIFLGFLSIYLVYLLVNALRMELLTIILGQFMGVGVIAAIIIFAPEIRKFLLIIGRSSFLSNESIWQELLFWRKRESSAFNINPIIEATKSLAGTNTGALMVLSKNSELKFYSESGDMMDAILSKRLLISIFNKYSPLHDGAVIIYNGKVKAARCILPVTERDIPAQFGLRHRAAIGMSEATDTLVLIVSEETGQVSLAKNGKILHNLSYQEVREFLNDYLSGVDIDDKFDPISVYERPQFKKPTIKTG